A genomic region of Sarcophilus harrisii chromosome 6, mSarHar1.11, whole genome shotgun sequence contains the following coding sequences:
- the LOC105750992 gene encoding E3 ubiquitin-protein ligase TRIM17, translating into MDVKSLIESFKTELTCSICLDYFTDPVTVKCSHNFCRECLLQCMRGAGDTLTCPECRQLIQISNLVPNLNLQKLSMAGKTIGPHLLQSIVTLTTCEQHWEKEKFFCEEDQKLLCESCSITQEHKDHRILPLHSVIAEGKGI; encoded by the exons ATGGATGTCAAAAGCTTAATTGAAAGCTTCAAGACAGAGCTCACTTGCTCCATCTGCCTGGACTACTTTACTGACCCAGTGACTGTCAAATGTAGTCACAACTTCTGCAGAGAGTGTCTTCTCCAGTGCATGAGGGGAGCTGGTGACACCTTAACCTGTCCAGAATGCAGACAACTCATCCAAATCAGCAATTTGGTGCCCAACCTGAATCTGCAGAAGCTTTCTATGGCTGGTAAAACAATCGGTCCTCATTTGCTTCAGAGCATAGTGACCCTGACCACCTGTGAGCAACATTGGGAAAAAGAGAAGTTCTTCTGTGAGGAAGACCAAAAACTCCTCTGCGAGTCTTGTTCAATAACCCAAGAACACAAGGATCACCGAATTCTTCCATTGCACAGTGTTATTGCTGAAGGCAAG gGCATATAA